In Roseisolibacter agri, the following proteins share a genomic window:
- a CDS encoding GlcG/HbpS family heme-binding protein yields the protein MSKPQTSPAPLTLEDARRIIAAGERKADDIGQPMNIAVADAGGNLIAHVRMDGAWMGSIDISIKKAWTSRAFDISTKELATLTQSGGDFFGLHASNDGRVMIFAGGVPLKRDGVVVGAVGVSGGSGKQDHEVAEAAAKAL from the coding sequence ATGTCGAAGCCGCAGACCTCGCCCGCGCCCCTCACCCTGGAGGATGCGCGGCGCATCATCGCCGCCGGGGAGCGGAAGGCCGACGACATCGGCCAGCCGATGAACATCGCCGTCGCCGACGCGGGCGGGAACCTGATCGCGCACGTGCGCATGGACGGCGCGTGGATGGGCAGCATCGACATCTCGATTAAGAAGGCGTGGACGTCGCGCGCCTTCGACATCAGCACGAAGGAGCTGGCGACGCTCACGCAGTCCGGCGGCGACTTCTTCGGGCTGCACGCCTCCAACGACGGCCGGGTGATGATCTTCGCCGGCGGCGTCCCGCTGAAGCGCGACGGCGTGGTGGTCGGCGCGGTGGGCGTCAGCGGCGGGAGCGGGAAGCAGGACCACGAGGTGGCGGAGGCGGCGGCGAAGGCGCTCTGA
- a CDS encoding RtcB family protein: MRHIDNIAVFGEHEPGTLAQMRDVARHAAASALMADAHHGYVMPVGGVAAYHEQVSVMGVGVDIACLAAGTPVVGADGRCRAIETVCGRDPVTCWDGTHVRPVSPHVGAVARGHRAVLRLVLSNGRELTATDDHAIMTRDGWREAGTLRVGDRVACVVHVGLPDEAPATTVLDVGTPPPHAARMLRERGWLPVRTDDARFPALLRLLGYVCGDGHLTRDGKFVSAYTTSEEDGAALAADFAAIGFPATIYRRQRRREHRPEVHARVASTALHHLLASLGAPVGKKAWPARPMPWLSDLPAWARAQFLSGFASAEMMTPRLHANGVVPNLQVKQAGSDRHAIEFIAALLDSLGFPTSVAISGPMRADRCTWVLQILGGQDAQVRFATEVGFCHAPAKRRAAARVASVVWERDVLVRAREAAKAEARARHARGEHWRDVVRDVAARHDVAEGFVYHAIYDRRGPSRRTPGAAVEPDVTGEVCWVRVTGVEPHGSCDVFDVVTGDPAHSFLASGIVVHNCGNAAIRTNHTLASLGDTPERQRRTLEGLADEIAGSMSFGMGRRNRADDAPTDDPLFDDPAWREVPGSKKEVAALKTKARQQLGTIGGGNHYVDVFADETGALWVGVHFGSRGLGHTIAMGFNALGQGKRWGERAGEQETLLSLRTSMGEDYWTLMHLAGRYAYAGREWVARKVVELMGARELELVHNHHNFAWKEVHGGEELLVVRKGATPAFPGQLGFVGGSMGDDAVIIRGATPTGSGAAADTVRDAQRAALHSTVHGAGRVLSRTAAAGKRDRKTGRILKPGAVTQEMMDGWMRERGVILRGGGLDESPHAYRRLPDVLAAQGSTIEIVHTLHPLIVVMAGADEFDPYKD, encoded by the coding sequence GTGCGTCACATCGACAACATCGCGGTCTTCGGGGAGCACGAGCCCGGCACGCTGGCGCAGATGCGGGACGTGGCGCGCCACGCGGCCGCGTCCGCGCTGATGGCGGACGCGCACCATGGCTACGTGATGCCGGTGGGTGGCGTCGCCGCGTACCACGAGCAGGTGTCGGTGATGGGCGTGGGAGTGGACATCGCCTGCCTCGCGGCCGGTACGCCGGTCGTGGGCGCCGATGGGCGGTGCCGCGCCATCGAGACGGTGTGCGGCCGCGATCCGGTCACGTGCTGGGATGGCACGCACGTCCGGCCGGTCTCCCCGCATGTGGGCGCGGTGGCGCGCGGTCACCGCGCGGTGCTCCGCCTCGTGCTGTCGAACGGGCGGGAGCTCACGGCGACGGACGACCACGCCATCATGACGCGCGACGGCTGGCGTGAGGCCGGCACGCTGCGTGTCGGGGACCGCGTAGCGTGCGTCGTTCACGTCGGACTGCCGGACGAGGCGCCCGCGACGACGGTACTGGACGTCGGGACGCCGCCTCCGCACGCCGCGCGCATGCTGCGCGAGCGCGGCTGGCTGCCCGTGAGGACGGACGACGCGCGCTTCCCGGCGCTGCTGCGGCTGCTGGGCTACGTCTGCGGAGACGGGCACCTCACGCGCGACGGGAAGTTCGTGAGCGCGTACACGACGTCGGAGGAGGATGGCGCCGCACTCGCCGCCGACTTCGCGGCGATCGGCTTTCCCGCGACCATCTACCGCCGGCAGCGCCGCCGGGAGCACCGCCCCGAGGTGCACGCTCGCGTCGCGTCGACCGCGTTGCACCATCTGCTCGCGTCGCTCGGGGCGCCCGTCGGCAAGAAGGCATGGCCGGCGCGACCGATGCCCTGGCTGTCAGACCTTCCGGCGTGGGCGCGCGCGCAGTTCCTGTCGGGCTTCGCGAGCGCGGAGATGATGACGCCGCGCCTGCATGCGAACGGCGTCGTGCCGAACCTCCAGGTGAAGCAGGCCGGCAGCGACCGCCATGCGATCGAGTTCATCGCCGCGCTGCTCGACTCGCTGGGCTTCCCGACCAGCGTCGCGATCAGCGGCCCCATGCGCGCCGACCGGTGCACCTGGGTGCTCCAGATCCTTGGTGGACAGGACGCACAGGTGCGCTTCGCCACGGAGGTAGGCTTCTGCCACGCGCCGGCCAAACGGCGAGCGGCGGCACGCGTGGCGAGCGTCGTGTGGGAGCGCGACGTGTTGGTGCGCGCGCGCGAGGCCGCGAAAGCGGAGGCGCGCGCGCGGCATGCACGGGGTGAGCACTGGCGTGACGTCGTGCGCGACGTCGCTGCACGGCACGACGTGGCCGAGGGCTTCGTCTACCATGCGATCTACGACCGGCGCGGGCCATCGCGACGCACGCCCGGTGCGGCGGTGGAGCCCGACGTCACGGGCGAGGTGTGCTGGGTGCGTGTGACGGGCGTCGAGCCACACGGCTCGTGCGACGTCTTCGACGTCGTGACGGGCGACCCGGCGCACTCGTTCCTCGCGAGCGGCATCGTCGTCCACAACTGCGGCAACGCCGCGATCCGCACCAACCATACACTGGCGAGCCTCGGCGACACGCCGGAACGCCAGCGCCGCACGCTCGAGGGGCTGGCCGACGAGATCGCGGGGTCGATGAGCTTCGGCATGGGCCGCCGCAACCGCGCCGACGACGCACCCACGGACGATCCGCTGTTCGACGATCCCGCGTGGCGCGAGGTGCCCGGGAGCAAGAAGGAGGTCGCCGCGCTGAAGACGAAGGCGCGGCAGCAGCTGGGCACCATCGGCGGCGGCAACCACTACGTCGACGTGTTCGCCGACGAGACGGGCGCGCTGTGGGTCGGCGTCCACTTCGGGAGCCGTGGCCTCGGCCACACGATCGCGATGGGCTTCAACGCGCTCGGGCAGGGAAAGCGGTGGGGCGAGCGCGCGGGCGAGCAGGAGACGCTGCTGTCGCTGCGCACCTCGATGGGCGAGGACTACTGGACGCTGATGCACCTCGCCGGCCGCTACGCCTACGCGGGGCGCGAGTGGGTCGCGCGCAAGGTCGTGGAGCTGATGGGCGCGCGCGAGCTGGAGCTCGTGCACAACCACCACAACTTCGCGTGGAAGGAGGTGCACGGCGGCGAGGAGCTGCTGGTGGTGCGCAAGGGCGCGACGCCGGCATTTCCGGGGCAGCTCGGCTTCGTCGGCGGCTCGATGGGGGACGACGCGGTGATCATCCGGGGTGCGACGCCCACGGGCAGCGGCGCGGCGGCCGACACGGTGCGCGACGCGCAGCGGGCGGCGCTCCACTCCACGGTGCATGGCGCCGGACGGGTGCTGTCGCGCACGGCCGCCGCGGGGAAGCGCGACCGGAAGACGGGCCGCATCCTCAAGCCTGGCGCGGTGACACAGGAGATGATGGACGGCTGGATGCGCGAGCGCGGCGTGATCCTGCGCGGCGGTGGGCTGGACGAGAGCCCGCACGCCTACCGTCGGCTGCCCGACGTGCTCGCGGCGCAGGGCAGCACCATCGAGATCGTGCACACGCTGCATCCGCTGATCGTCGTCATGGCCGGCGCGGACGAGTTCGACCCGTACAAGGACTGA
- a CDS encoding TROVE domain-containing protein codes for MFDFTQHVATRLRRLASGVAGTTPQAEPIPGSTQVPNSAGGFAWAVDQWTRLDRFLILGSEGGTFHVGERALTRESATAALACIAEDGPRAVARVVEISAAGRAARNDPALFVLALAAAADDVETRAAALAALPRVARTGTHLFHFLQYLKAFRGWGRGVRTAVGRWYTQRGARDLAYQVMKYQARDGWSHRDALRLAHPAPPSATHDLLFRYAVKGWADASTRRENVETDVVERIEAMHAIRTMTPADAARVIRIYGLTREMVPTELLTDAVVWAALLEGMPLTALVRNLGVMSRVGLLAPESDATRAVVARLGDVEAIRRARVHPMALLAASKTYAQGHGMRSAGRWVPVPAIVDALDAAFYLAFGNVPSTGKRLMLALDVSGSMAAPVHGLPYLSCREASAAMALVTVATEPSCRTVAFTNGTYPSLHSAIGYNTGLTPLALSARQRLDDVVARTAALPFGGTDCALPMIEARKHRWAVDAFVVYTDSETWAGAVHPAQALRAYRERMGIAAKLVVVAMASNGFSIADPDDAGMLDVVGFDTATPHVIADFVA; via the coding sequence ATGTTCGACTTCACGCAGCACGTCGCGACGCGCCTCCGGCGCCTCGCATCCGGCGTCGCGGGCACCACGCCGCAGGCCGAGCCGATCCCCGGCAGCACGCAGGTCCCCAACTCGGCCGGCGGCTTCGCCTGGGCCGTCGACCAGTGGACGCGCCTCGACCGCTTCCTGATCCTCGGCTCCGAGGGCGGGACGTTCCACGTCGGCGAGCGCGCGCTGACGCGCGAGAGCGCGACCGCCGCGCTGGCCTGCATCGCGGAGGACGGCCCGCGCGCGGTGGCGCGCGTGGTCGAGATCAGCGCGGCGGGCCGCGCCGCGCGCAACGATCCCGCGCTGTTCGTGCTGGCGCTGGCCGCGGCCGCGGACGACGTGGAGACGCGCGCTGCGGCGCTGGCCGCGCTGCCGCGCGTGGCGCGCACCGGCACGCACCTCTTCCACTTCCTGCAGTACCTGAAGGCGTTCCGCGGCTGGGGCCGCGGCGTGCGCACCGCCGTCGGGCGGTGGTACACGCAGCGCGGCGCGCGCGACCTGGCGTACCAGGTCATGAAGTACCAGGCGCGCGACGGCTGGTCGCACCGCGACGCGCTGCGGCTGGCGCACCCCGCGCCGCCCAGCGCGACGCACGACCTCCTCTTCCGCTACGCCGTGAAGGGGTGGGCCGACGCGTCGACGCGGCGTGAGAACGTCGAGACCGACGTCGTCGAGCGGATCGAGGCGATGCACGCGATCCGCACGATGACGCCGGCCGACGCGGCGCGCGTGATCCGCATCTACGGGCTCACGCGCGAGATGGTGCCGACCGAGCTGCTGACGGACGCGGTGGTCTGGGCGGCGCTGCTCGAGGGGATGCCCCTCACGGCGCTCGTCCGCAACCTGGGCGTCATGAGCCGCGTCGGGCTGCTCGCGCCGGAGAGCGACGCGACCCGCGCGGTCGTGGCGCGCCTCGGCGACGTGGAGGCGATCCGTCGTGCGCGCGTGCATCCGATGGCGCTGCTCGCGGCGTCCAAGACGTACGCGCAGGGCCACGGCATGCGCAGCGCCGGGCGGTGGGTGCCGGTGCCCGCGATCGTGGACGCGCTCGACGCGGCGTTCTACCTCGCCTTCGGGAACGTGCCGTCGACGGGCAAGCGACTGATGCTCGCCCTCGACGTCTCGGGCTCGATGGCGGCGCCCGTGCACGGGCTGCCGTACCTGTCGTGCCGCGAGGCGTCGGCGGCGATGGCGCTCGTGACGGTGGCGACGGAGCCGTCGTGCCGCACGGTCGCCTTCACCAACGGCACGTACCCGTCGCTGCACTCGGCGATCGGCTACAACACCGGCCTCACGCCGCTCGCGCTGTCGGCGCGGCAGCGGCTGGACGACGTCGTGGCCCGCACGGCCGCGCTGCCGTTCGGCGGCACCGACTGCGCGCTCCCGATGATCGAGGCGCGCAAGCATCGCTGGGCGGTGGACGCGTTCGTCGTCTACACGGACAGCGAGACGTGGGCCGGGGCCGTGCACCCGGCGCAGGCGCTCCGCGCGTACCGGGAGCGCATGGGCATCGCGGCGAAGCTGGTGGTCGTCGCGATGGCGTCGAACGGGTTCAGCATCGCGGACCCCGACGACGCCGGCATGCTCGACGTCGTGGGCTTCGACACCGCGACGCCGCACGTCATCGCCGACTTCGTGGCGTAG
- a CDS encoding metallophosphoesterase family protein — protein sequence MTSRLLARAAAHFAGVALAAPVLGAQQPATATPPAAPPAERVAAIAPPKRPLPPEPASANVTRFSYIVYGDTRGRRDGTAEQYEHSLVVDGMIRAIRALENGPDPVKFVLQSGDAVVNGRDPKQWNVSFVSLINRLTTDGGVPYFLAPGNHDVTGSADLASPGRQEGLRNYLSAVSQLIPPDGATRRLPGYPTYAFGYGNTFVVAFDSNIAEDSTQYAWVEAQLKGLDRKRWQHVVAFFHHPAFSSGPHGGAIVERPTAAVRARYMPLFRRYGVTLLYTGHEHLFEHYVERYRDASGQQRRMDQIVSGGGGAPLYAYQGEPDLRAYRTASGADSSRVQHLVRPGPNPGDNPYHFLVVHVDGARVWFDVVGVDWGSSYAPYRSNRAVLGDAP from the coding sequence ATGACGTCCCGCCTTCTCGCCCGCGCCGCCGCGCACTTCGCCGGCGTCGCGCTCGCCGCCCCGGTCCTCGGCGCACAGCAGCCCGCCACCGCGACGCCTCCAGCCGCGCCGCCCGCCGAGCGCGTGGCCGCGATCGCGCCGCCGAAGCGCCCGCTGCCGCCGGAGCCCGCGAGCGCCAACGTCACGCGCTTCTCGTACATCGTCTACGGCGACACGCGCGGCCGCCGCGACGGCACGGCCGAGCAGTACGAGCACTCGCTGGTGGTGGACGGGATGATCCGCGCGATCCGCGCGCTCGAGAACGGCCCCGATCCCGTGAAGTTCGTGCTGCAGAGCGGCGACGCGGTGGTGAACGGCCGCGACCCCAAGCAGTGGAACGTCAGCTTCGTGAGCCTCATCAACCGGCTGACGACCGACGGCGGCGTGCCGTACTTCCTCGCGCCCGGCAACCACGACGTCACGGGCTCCGCGGACCTCGCGTCGCCCGGGCGGCAGGAAGGGCTGCGCAACTACCTGAGCGCGGTGAGCCAGCTGATCCCGCCCGACGGCGCGACGCGGCGGCTGCCCGGCTATCCCACGTACGCGTTCGGCTACGGCAACACCTTCGTCGTCGCCTTCGACTCCAACATCGCCGAGGACTCGACGCAGTACGCGTGGGTGGAGGCGCAGCTGAAGGGGCTCGACCGCAAGCGCTGGCAGCACGTCGTGGCGTTCTTCCACCATCCCGCGTTCTCGTCCGGGCCGCACGGCGGCGCGATCGTCGAGCGCCCGACCGCCGCGGTGCGCGCGCGCTACATGCCGCTCTTCCGCCGGTATGGCGTGACGCTGCTGTACACGGGCCACGAGCACCTCTTCGAGCACTACGTGGAGCGCTACCGGGACGCGAGCGGGCAGCAGCGGCGGATGGACCAGATCGTGAGCGGTGGCGGCGGCGCGCCGCTGTACGCGTACCAGGGCGAGCCGGACCTCCGCGCGTACCGCACGGCCAGCGGCGCGGACTCGTCGCGCGTGCAGCACCTCGTGCGGCCGGGCCCAAACCCGGGCGACAATCCGTACCACTTCCTCGTCGTGCACGTCGACGGGGCGCGGGTGTGGTTCGACGTGGTGGGGGTGGACTGGGGATCGAGCTATGCGCCGTACCGTTCCAATCGCGCGGTGCTGGGGGATGCGCCGTGA
- a CDS encoding ester cyclase has product MSDLERNKLVACMWLDLVSRHDVEALCALTAPGWTMHGGPPALPAGPDGVRALFRAIGPVRQRWTIEDVIAEGDRVAVRATNRCVQDEFLGIPGARRTQTFTATFVFRIADGRVLTTWRNADDLGRVLQLGARLVPPPMRRSDRRVMRLRSSARG; this is encoded by the coding sequence ATGTCCGATCTCGAGCGCAACAAGCTGGTCGCCTGCATGTGGCTCGACCTGGTCAGCCGCCACGACGTCGAGGCGCTGTGCGCGCTGACGGCGCCCGGATGGACGATGCACGGCGGCCCGCCCGCGCTGCCCGCGGGCCCCGATGGGGTGCGCGCGCTCTTCCGCGCCATCGGCCCGGTGCGGCAGCGCTGGACGATCGAGGACGTGATCGCCGAGGGCGACCGCGTGGCGGTGCGCGCCACCAACCGGTGCGTGCAGGACGAGTTCCTCGGCATCCCCGGCGCCCGGCGGACGCAGACCTTCACCGCGACGTTCGTCTTCCGCATCGCGGACGGGCGCGTGCTGACGACGTGGCGCAACGCCGACGACCTGGGACGCGTGCTGCAGCTGGGCGCGCGGCTGGTGCCGCCGCCGATGCGGCGGAGCGATCGCCGCGTGATGCGCCTGCGGTCTAGCGCGCGCGGGTGA
- a CDS encoding class I SAM-dependent methyltransferase, giving the protein MPADDAIGDARTFFDALAPAYHLLYQDWAASVARQGAALAGLLCEHDVRPGDAVHDAACGIGTQAIGLAQHGFAVSASDLAPVAVARARAELACRGLSVAARVADVRDLDGVLSAPVSAVLACDEVLPHLPDDAEILRAFRAMRAVLRPGGVAVVSMRDHQAQHLAHARRGPEVHPYGLRHDGDRRLVAVQVWEWTDADHYDLRLYLTSERPDGGCDARVLRTRLYAASVCRLRALLREAGFASVERRDGILFQPVLVATAR; this is encoded by the coding sequence GTGCCCGCCGATGACGCGATCGGCGACGCGCGGACGTTCTTCGACGCGCTGGCGCCGGCGTACCACCTGCTCTACCAGGACTGGGCGGCGAGCGTCGCGCGCCAGGGCGCCGCGCTGGCGGGGCTGCTGTGCGAGCACGACGTGCGGCCGGGCGACGCGGTGCACGACGCGGCGTGCGGCATCGGCACGCAGGCGATCGGGCTCGCGCAGCACGGCTTCGCGGTGAGCGCGTCCGATCTGGCGCCGGTGGCCGTCGCGCGGGCGCGCGCGGAGCTCGCGTGTCGCGGCCTGTCGGTCGCGGCGAGGGTCGCCGACGTCCGCGATCTCGATGGCGTGCTGTCCGCGCCCGTGTCGGCGGTGCTGGCGTGCGACGAGGTGCTGCCGCACCTTCCCGACGACGCGGAGATCCTGCGCGCCTTCCGCGCGATGCGCGCCGTGCTGCGCCCGGGCGGCGTCGCCGTCGTCTCGATGCGCGACCATCAGGCGCAGCACCTCGCGCACGCGCGCCGCGGGCCCGAGGTGCATCCGTACGGCCTGCGCCACGACGGCGACCGGCGGCTGGTCGCGGTGCAGGTGTGGGAGTGGACCGACGCCGACCACTACGACCTGCGGCTCTACCTCACGTCCGAGCGTCCCGACGGCGGCTGCGACGCGCGCGTGCTGCGCACGCGTCTCTACGCGGCGTCCGTCTGCCGGCTGCGCGCGCTGCTGCGCGAGGCGGGCTTCGCGTCGGTCGAGCGGCGCGACGGGATCCTCTTCCAGCCCGTGCTCGTCGCGACGGCGCGCTGA
- a CDS encoding response regulator, with product MSAHHANARSARVVRVLLADDHQILRAGLRMILADAPPSPDDETIEVVGEASTGEEAVRLAAALHPDVVLMDVAMPGIDGIEATRRLRAAGGQPAGERPAVLILTTYGDDARVREAIQAGALGYLLKDLLRDDLVRAVYGAARGVPTLDPRAQQLLMRQLHAPAPASPFDALTGRERDVLRLIARGRSNKEIAAALSLSLGTVKGYVSAMLPKLGVGDRTQAALFATRHGLE from the coding sequence GTGAGCGCGCATCATGCGAATGCGCGTTCCGCGCGCGTCGTGCGCGTGCTGCTGGCCGACGACCACCAGATCCTGCGCGCGGGGCTGCGCATGATCCTCGCCGACGCGCCGCCCTCGCCCGACGACGAGACGATCGAGGTGGTCGGTGAGGCGTCCACCGGCGAGGAGGCGGTGCGGCTGGCCGCGGCGCTGCATCCCGACGTCGTGCTGATGGACGTCGCGATGCCCGGCATCGACGGCATCGAGGCGACGCGGCGGCTGCGCGCCGCGGGCGGACAGCCCGCGGGCGAGCGGCCCGCGGTGCTGATCCTCACGACCTATGGCGACGATGCGCGCGTGCGCGAGGCGATCCAGGCCGGCGCGCTCGGCTACCTGCTGAAGGACCTGCTGCGCGACGACCTGGTGCGCGCGGTGTACGGGGCCGCGCGCGGCGTGCCGACGCTCGACCCGCGCGCGCAGCAGCTCCTCATGCGGCAGCTGCACGCGCCCGCGCCCGCCTCGCCGTTCGACGCGCTCACGGGCCGCGAGCGCGACGTGCTGCGGCTGATCGCGCGCGGCCGCAGCAACAAGGAGATCGCCGCCGCGCTCTCGCTCAGCCTCGGCACGGTGAAGGGCTACGTGAGCGCGATGCTGCCCAAGCTCGGCGTCGGCGACCGCACGCAGGCCGCGCTGTTCGCGACGCGGCACGGGCTCGAGTAG
- a CDS encoding GAF domain-containing sensor histidine kinase, giving the protein MSPSASADAAPQLARVLAQVCAVLAADGGAVALADGARCACGREAGAYALATRVHGEGASIGVLEVARADGPPFTAGDATCLAALAEVAAIVVRGAEQVARERGRAERLALIAHVARLVTTDLQLDDLLQRAADATHELLGYENVAIAVIRPDDPDALRLRSFGGAYKQLILGEHRLPLSAGLMGAAARSRTVVCVDDATADPRYVATPGTAGAHAELAVPLLLGGRVLGVLNVERPAPFGADDVEALTIVGDQLAVAIDNARLHDAAQRAAVLEERHRLARELHDSVTQQLFTATLVAQALGTAYARDPDEGERRASMVLELTRGALAEMRALLAELRPAASGETSAPPPADAGLARLRHDGLVAALHAHAESGALGGLPVQIDADGYAPQDAPREEALYRIAREALHNVVKHAHAGHADVRLEVRAGVGRLVVRDDGIGFAAHEARGARRPAGYGLGLRSMRERAAEQGGALRVDSAPGRGTVVEVELPLDAEGTP; this is encoded by the coding sequence ATGTCGCCCTCCGCGTCCGCCGACGCCGCGCCCCAGCTGGCGCGCGTCCTGGCGCAGGTGTGTGCGGTCCTCGCGGCCGACGGCGGCGCCGTCGCGCTGGCGGACGGCGCGCGCTGCGCCTGCGGGCGCGAGGCCGGCGCGTACGCCCTCGCCACGCGCGTCCACGGCGAGGGCGCCTCCATCGGCGTGCTGGAGGTCGCGCGCGCCGACGGCCCGCCGTTCACCGCGGGCGACGCGACCTGCCTCGCCGCGCTGGCCGAGGTGGCCGCGATCGTCGTGCGCGGGGCCGAGCAGGTCGCGCGCGAGCGCGGGCGCGCGGAGCGGCTGGCGCTCATCGCGCACGTCGCGCGGCTCGTGACGACCGACCTGCAGCTCGACGACCTGCTGCAGCGTGCCGCCGACGCCACGCACGAGCTGCTCGGCTACGAGAACGTCGCCATCGCCGTCATCCGGCCCGACGATCCCGACGCGCTGCGGCTGCGCAGCTTCGGGGGCGCGTACAAGCAGCTCATCCTCGGCGAGCACCGCCTGCCGCTGAGCGCGGGGCTGATGGGCGCCGCGGCGCGCTCGCGCACGGTGGTGTGCGTGGACGACGCCACCGCCGACCCGCGCTACGTGGCGACGCCCGGCACCGCGGGCGCGCACGCCGAGCTGGCGGTGCCACTGCTGCTGGGCGGTCGCGTGCTGGGCGTGCTGAACGTCGAGCGGCCCGCGCCCTTCGGCGCCGACGACGTCGAGGCGCTGACGATCGTCGGCGACCAGCTCGCGGTCGCGATCGACAACGCGCGCCTGCACGACGCCGCGCAGCGCGCCGCGGTGCTGGAGGAGCGCCACCGCCTCGCGCGCGAGCTGCACGACTCGGTCACGCAGCAGCTCTTCACCGCGACGCTGGTGGCGCAGGCGCTCGGCACCGCGTACGCGCGCGATCCGGACGAGGGCGAGCGGCGCGCGAGCATGGTGCTGGAGCTGACGCGCGGCGCGCTGGCCGAGATGCGCGCGCTGCTGGCGGAGCTGCGCCCGGCCGCGTCGGGCGAGACCTCCGCGCCGCCGCCCGCCGACGCGGGGCTCGCGCGCCTGCGCCACGACGGGCTGGTGGCGGCGCTGCACGCGCACGCCGAATCGGGCGCGCTCGGCGGGCTCCCGGTGCAGATCGACGCCGACGGCTACGCGCCGCAGGACGCGCCGCGCGAGGAGGCGCTCTACCGCATCGCGCGCGAGGCGCTGCACAACGTCGTCAAGCACGCGCACGCGGGGCACGCCGACGTGCGGCTGGAGGTGCGCGCGGGCGTGGGCCGCCTGGTGGTGCGCGACGACGGCATCGGCTTCGCGGCGCACGAGGCCCGCGGCGCGCGCCGGCCGGCGGGCTACGGGCTGGGCCTGCGCTCGATGCGCGAGCGCGCGGCCGAGCAGGGCGGCGCGCTGCGCGTGGACAGCGCGCCGGGGCGCGGCACCGTCGTCGAGGTCGAGCTGCCGCTGGACGCCGAGGGGACGCCGTGA